One Syntrophaceae bacterium DNA window includes the following coding sequences:
- a CDS encoding DDE-type integrase/transposase/recombinase — MVTIEVISSVQRRRRRTAEQKNAMVLEAVASRFGDIDRLPQPIEWLSDNGPACIARDTVAFARSLGFVVCTTPFYSPESNGMAEAFIKTFRRDSVDAHPLNDARYVLEQLPKWFEDYDEHHPHKALRMKSPREYRRYAAKLDECPAK, encoded by the coding sequence ATGGTGACGATCGAAGTCATCAGCAGCGTGCAGCGACGACGCCGCCGGACCGCGGAACAGAAGAATGCCATGGTGCTCGAGGCCGTGGCATCTCGGTTCGGCGACATTGACAGGCTGCCGCAGCCCATCGAGTGGCTCAGCGACAACGGTCCGGCCTGTATCGCCCGGGATACCGTCGCGTTCGCCCGCTCCCTGGGGTTCGTGGTCTGCACGACACCGTTCTACAGCCCCGAGTCCAACGGGATGGCCGAGGCCTTCATCAAGACGTTCAGGCGGGATTCTGTCGATGCCCATCCGCTCAACGATGCCCGCTACGTGCTGGAGCAGCTGCCGAAATGGTTTGAGGATTACGACGAGCATCATCCGCACAAGGCCCTGAGGATGAAGTCGCCACGCGAGTATCGGAGATATGCGGCCAAGTTGGACGAGTGTCCGGCGAAATAG
- a CDS encoding HD domain-containing protein codes for MIRKGLIEKLFEAASIQRWNDHVRPVELTELDKQAHKIVIAFVIAKFEEEYKNENINWINIIEGEFFEFLHRVILTDIKPPVYHKLMKTRGNDLNKWVIDKLDSDLKELNGSIKNSFEKYLLDPSHAVKERRILRAAHYLASNWEFKIIYHACPFIYGIEKTKEEIENQIEDHYDLIGVQKISLQKKSFGFIDLCGQLRFQKRWAQSPRIPQTSVLGHMLIVAFLSFLCSKEINACNRRIYNNFFCALFHDLPEVLTRDIVSPVKSSIEGLEEIINNYEAIQIEERILPLLPVSWHDEINYFLLNPFDSKIRDTDNSAKTISSDEINAKYNNDKYNPVDGEIIKICDHLAAFIEASISINHGIKSRHLIEGIKNFYDIYRAKELGGIRFGPLFDYFNISA; via the coding sequence ATGATAAGAAAAGGATTGATCGAAAAACTTTTCGAGGCTGCAAGTATTCAAAGATGGAATGATCATGTGCGACCAGTAGAATTGACTGAATTGGATAAACAGGCTCATAAAATTGTGATTGCTTTTGTAATAGCTAAATTTGAGGAAGAATATAAAAATGAGAATATTAATTGGATAAATATAATTGAAGGTGAATTTTTTGAGTTTCTACATCGCGTTATATTAACTGATATTAAGCCTCCTGTTTATCATAAATTGATGAAGACTCGAGGCAACGATCTCAACAAATGGGTTATTGATAAGTTAGATTCTGATTTAAAAGAATTGAATGGCAGCATTAAAAATAGCTTCGAAAAATATCTACTTGATCCATCTCATGCAGTTAAGGAAAGGAGAATTCTCCGAGCCGCTCATTATCTTGCTTCGAATTGGGAATTTAAAATAATTTATCATGCCTGTCCTTTTATCTATGGAATTGAAAAGACAAAAGAAGAAATAGAGAACCAAATAGAAGATCACTACGATCTAATTGGAGTACAGAAGATATCTCTGCAAAAAAAATCTTTTGGTTTTATTGACCTTTGTGGGCAACTAAGATTTCAAAAACGATGGGCGCAATCTCCCAGGATTCCCCAAACATCGGTTCTTGGACATATGTTGATAGTCGCATTTCTGAGTTTTCTTTGCTCGAAGGAAATTAACGCGTGCAATAGAAGAATTTACAACAACTTTTTTTGTGCACTTTTTCATGATCTTCCAGAAGTATTAACTCGTGATATTGTATCGCCTGTCAAAAGTTCAATAGAGGGTTTAGAAGAAATAATTAATAACTATGAGGCAATTCAAATAGAAGAACGAATTCTACCGCTCCTACCAGTTTCATGGCATGATGAGATTAATTACTTCCTCTTGAATCCATTTGATAGCAAAATTCGTGATACCGACAATTCAGCAAAGACAATTTCTTCGGATGAGATTAACGCAAAATACAACAATGACAAATATAATCCGGTCGATGGAGAAATTATTAAGATATGTGATCATTTGGCTGCTTTTATTGAAGCTTCGATCTCAATCAATCATGGGATAAAGTCTCGACATTTGATTGAGGGGATTAAAAATTTCTATGACATTTATAGAGCGAAGGAATTAGGCGGCATTCGCTTTGGACCTTTGTTTGACTATTTTAATATTTCCGCATGA
- a CDS encoding helix-turn-helix domain containing protein, with the protein MTAEKKIAHQRLTLLQVAERIRNVSEACRRHGISRSQFYEYKRAFQERGLDGLIDRLPIPKSFPNETPPEIREKIIAISLLHPAWGPLRLSDQLRLEGVNRQLKLTPFRH; encoded by the coding sequence ATGACTGCCGAGAAGAAGATAGCACATCAGCGCCTCACTTTGCTACAGGTGGCCGAGCGGATTCGAAATGTCTCCGAGGCCTGCCGCCGTCACGGGATATCCCGCAGCCAGTTCTACGAGTACAAGCGGGCCTTCCAGGAGCGGGGCTTGGACGGTCTGATCGACCGGCTTCCGATCCCCAAGAGCTTCCCGAACGAGACGCCCCCGGAGATCCGGGAGAAGATCATTGCAATCTCGTTGCTGCATCCGGCCTGGGGACCCTTGCGACTCTCCGATCAGCTCCGTCTGGAAGGTGTCAACAGGCAGCTAAAATTGACCCCTTTCCGGCATTGA
- a CDS encoding site-specific integrase encodes MRLEEQYLQRARRNHPPGRPPRECRLVEGRIRSFLRFCEGRGIDRIRRIGQPEVAAYLDRLARQGKAPSTVYRVRLALREFAESRRLPVHLARDHRPARRLIARARVREVIETAIYLSPEQRMRLLADLEEVKR; translated from the coding sequence ATGAGGCTCGAAGAGCAATACCTTCAGAGGGCCCGGCGGAACCATCCGCCCGGCCGCCCGCCGCGGGAGTGCCGCCTGGTGGAGGGCCGCATACGGTCTTTCCTGCGGTTCTGCGAGGGACGCGGCATCGACCGCATTCGCCGCATCGGGCAGCCCGAGGTGGCCGCCTACCTGGACCGCCTCGCGCGCCAGGGCAAGGCGCCCTCGACGGTCTACCGGGTTCGGCTCGCCCTGCGCGAGTTCGCCGAGTCCCGCCGGCTTCCGGTCCACCTCGCCCGGGATCACCGCCCGGCCCGGCGGCTGATCGCCCGCGCCCGCGTGCGGGAGGTCATCGAGACCGCAATCTACCTGTCGCCGGAGCAGCGGATGCGGCTCCTGGCTGACCTCGAGGAGGTGAAACGATGA
- a CDS encoding tyrosine-type recombinase/integrase encodes MLGGIYTRQRCPLCGKKMVDNRVNACACPDHPDQKATRFEVIFRGIGRRFSDYRAAFQFLTGLRHEVTQGKFDPRDYRKDNPLGFSTLAGQYLDYKRPRVKWSTWRNLRSYMTRAVEFFGERNIKDIKSADLDDLIQSLPLSGKTRHNAASCLRNFYRWLIDREVITAAPKVPKVSYVLGMRRTIDKATQQAILDELARITRHDPKVAFGVRLLCTYISIRPNELRRLRECDINLEEGFLFFPDPKEKKPKVVPITREDVEAFRGFGAGRTDIPFFRHASVKGTPEGHPFSKNVFYDWWRRACRNLGIEGVDLYGGTRHSSARALRTQLTPEAIKRLTMHSTNAAFERYFQLDAEDLRRMYGLAQPEVSKIGADPAKDLSKPAKKVLKVFEVSKNCKILKIKE; translated from the coding sequence ATGCTGGGAGGGATCTACACGCGCCAGCGCTGCCCGCTCTGCGGCAAAAAGATGGTCGATAACCGCGTCAACGCCTGCGCCTGCCCCGATCACCCGGACCAGAAGGCCACGCGCTTCGAGGTCATCTTCCGGGGCATCGGCCGGCGCTTCAGCGACTACCGGGCCGCCTTCCAGTTCCTTACGGGACTGCGCCACGAGGTCACCCAGGGGAAGTTCGACCCCCGGGACTACCGGAAGGACAACCCCCTGGGATTCAGCACCCTGGCGGGGCAGTACCTCGACTACAAGCGGCCGCGGGTCAAGTGGTCCACCTGGCGCAATCTCCGCAGCTACATGACACGAGCCGTGGAATTTTTTGGCGAGAGGAACATCAAGGACATCAAGAGCGCCGATCTCGACGATCTGATCCAGTCTCTGCCGCTTTCCGGCAAAACCCGCCACAACGCGGCGAGCTGCCTGCGCAACTTCTACCGCTGGCTCATCGACCGCGAGGTGATCACGGCGGCCCCGAAGGTGCCGAAGGTCTCCTACGTCCTCGGGATGCGGCGGACCATCGACAAGGCCACGCAGCAGGCGATCCTCGACGAGCTTGCCCGGATCACCCGCCACGACCCGAAGGTCGCCTTCGGTGTCCGTTTGCTCTGCACCTACATCTCGATCCGGCCCAACGAGCTGCGCCGGCTGCGGGAGTGCGACATCAACCTCGAGGAGGGGTTCCTCTTCTTCCCCGACCCGAAGGAGAAGAAGCCGAAGGTCGTGCCCATCACGCGGGAGGACGTCGAGGCGTTCAGGGGCTTCGGCGCGGGCAGGACCGACATCCCCTTCTTCCGCCACGCCTCCGTGAAGGGGACGCCGGAGGGCCACCCCTTCAGCAAGAACGTCTTCTACGACTGGTGGCGTCGCGCCTGCCGGAACCTGGGCATCGAGGGCGTGGACCTCTACGGCGGCACCCGGCACAGCTCGGCGAGGGCGCTGCGCACGCAGCTCACCCCCGAGGCGATCAAGCGCCTGACCATGCACTCGACCAATGCCGCCTTCGAGCGCTACTTCCAGCTCGACGCGGAGGACCTGCGGCGGATGTACGGGCTGGCCCAACCCGAGGTCTCGAAAATCGGGGCCGACCCCGCTAAAGATCTCTCGAAGCCTGCTAAAAAAGTGCTAAAGGTTTTTGAGGTGTCAAAAAATTGCAAGATATTGAAAATAAAGGAATAA
- a CDS encoding amidohydrolase, producing the protein MQEVDILIEGGTVLTLDDADTILHAGSVAIRGDRILAVGPRADIGGRYRGRTVIDAAGRVVMPGLVNAHTHAAMTCFRGIADDMELMEWLNKYIFPAEAKNVDAELAYWGSLLACAEMIRSGTTCFCDMYIFEDETAKAASLAGMRCLLGEVLFDFPSPNVKTPDEGLAYTETLIRKWAGHDLVRITVEPHALYTCSPDLLRKSKALADRHGVPLSLHLLETKSEREGLTEKLGASPVRFLRDAGLLDENLLAFHCVWLDEADIEMFARAGAKAVHNPESNMKLASGVAPVPALQAAGVTVALGTDGCASNNNLDMLQEMDTAAKLHKVSRLDPTAMSAKTVLRMATAEGARALGLGAETGRLAPGMKADVITLDFNRPHLTPVYSEYSHLVYCASGSDVDNVVINGRLVMENRKILTFDEGEAMDRVNAIARRIRASLGM; encoded by the coding sequence ATGCAGGAAGTCGACATCCTCATCGAAGGCGGCACTGTCCTGACCCTCGACGACGCAGATACGATCCTTCACGCGGGATCGGTGGCGATCCGGGGCGACAGGATCCTCGCCGTCGGCCCCCGAGCCGACATCGGCGGCCGCTACCGGGGCCGGACGGTCATCGACGCAGCGGGCCGCGTCGTGATGCCAGGGCTTGTTAACGCCCACACCCACGCGGCCATGACCTGCTTCCGGGGCATCGCCGACGACATGGAGCTCATGGAGTGGCTCAACAAGTACATCTTCCCCGCCGAGGCGAAGAACGTGGATGCCGAGCTTGCCTACTGGGGGAGCCTCCTGGCCTGCGCCGAGATGATCCGCTCGGGCACGACGTGCTTCTGCGACATGTACATCTTCGAGGACGAGACGGCGAAGGCGGCCAGCCTCGCCGGGATGCGCTGCCTGCTGGGCGAGGTGCTCTTCGACTTCCCCTCCCCCAACGTCAAGACCCCCGACGAAGGCCTGGCCTACACGGAGACCCTGATCCGGAAGTGGGCCGGCCATGACCTCGTGCGGATCACCGTGGAGCCCCATGCCCTGTACACCTGCTCGCCCGATCTGCTCAGGAAGTCCAAGGCACTGGCCGACCGCCACGGGGTTCCCCTGTCGCTGCACCTGCTGGAGACGAAGTCGGAGCGCGAGGGCCTGACGGAGAAGCTGGGCGCAAGCCCCGTGCGGTTTCTGCGCGATGCGGGCCTGCTCGACGAAAACCTGCTGGCCTTCCACTGCGTCTGGCTCGACGAGGCGGACATCGAGATGTTCGCCCGCGCCGGTGCGAAGGCCGTCCACAACCCCGAGAGCAACATGAAGCTCGCCTCGGGGGTGGCCCCCGTTCCGGCCCTGCAGGCCGCCGGGGTCACGGTGGCCCTGGGGACGGACGGCTGCGCCAGCAACAACAACCTCGACATGCTCCAGGAGATGGACACGGCGGCCAAGCTGCACAAGGTCTCGCGGCTCGACCCCACGGCGATGAGCGCAAAGACCGTCCTGCGCATGGCCACCGCGGAAGGGGCCCGCGCCCTCGGCCTGGGCGCCGAGACGGGCAGGCTCGCCCCGGGCATGAAGGCCGACGTGATCACGCTGGACTTCAACCGGCCCCACCTCACGCCCGTCTACAGCGAGTACTCCCACCTCGTCTACTGCGCCTCGGGTTCCGACGTGGACAATGTCGTGATCAACGGCCGCCTCGTCATGGAGAACCGGAAGATCCTCACCTTCGACGAGGGGGAGGCCATGGACCGCGTCAACGCCATCGCCCGGCGCATCCGGGCAAGCCTCGGGATGTGA
- a CDS encoding amidohydrolase, with translation MPTAQPIDLLVSGGTLLTLAGPHAAIDDAAVGISGGTIQFACARRDAPPVMPRETLDAAGCLVMPGLINTHTHLPMTCFRGLADDLPLMEWLHEHMFPAEAKHVNREMIYKGALLGMAEMILSGTTTCCDSYFYESSVVQAAVDVGMRIVAGQGFIDFKPPDAEELRRKAAAAESFIAKWGPRAPMVTPSLFCHSAYTCDPETLRTVKRVADAAGVPFMMHLSETKDEVDIIRSRYGARPVHHLRSLGLLGGKCAIVHGVWLEDDEMDILAESGTGLCHCPESNMKLASGIAPVPELLARGAAVGLGTDGSASNNDLDMLLELDTMAKLHKVATMNPTAMDAETALRIATIGGARVLGLQDLVGTVEPGKRADLIVIDLRRPHLTPLYHPFSQVVYACRGGDVRDSIIDGKVVMRNRELLTLDVRKIMDDVREIAERVKRG, from the coding sequence ATGCCGACGGCCCAACCGATCGACCTTCTCGTCTCCGGTGGCACGCTGCTCACCCTGGCAGGCCCCCACGCTGCGATCGACGACGCGGCCGTGGGCATCTCGGGCGGCACGATCCAATTTGCCTGCGCCCGCCGCGACGCGCCTCCTGTGATGCCCCGAGAGACCCTCGATGCCGCGGGTTGCCTGGTCATGCCGGGCCTCATCAACACCCACACCCACCTGCCCATGACCTGCTTCAGGGGGCTTGCCGACGACCTGCCCCTGATGGAGTGGCTCCACGAGCACATGTTCCCCGCCGAGGCGAAGCACGTCAACCGCGAGATGATTTACAAAGGGGCCCTGCTGGGGATGGCCGAGATGATCCTCTCGGGGACGACGACGTGCTGCGACAGCTACTTCTACGAGAGCAGCGTCGTGCAGGCCGCCGTCGATGTGGGGATGCGGATCGTGGCGGGCCAGGGGTTCATCGACTTCAAGCCCCCCGACGCGGAGGAGCTGCGCAGGAAGGCCGCTGCGGCGGAGAGCTTCATCGCGAAGTGGGGCCCCCGCGCCCCCATGGTCACCCCTTCTCTCTTCTGCCACTCCGCCTACACCTGCGACCCGGAGACGCTGCGGACGGTGAAGCGCGTCGCCGACGCAGCGGGCGTGCCCTTCATGATGCACCTCTCGGAGACGAAGGATGAGGTCGACATCATCCGGTCGCGCTACGGGGCGAGGCCCGTACACCACCTGCGCTCGCTCGGGCTCCTCGGGGGCAAGTGCGCGATCGTGCACGGGGTCTGGCTGGAAGACGACGAGATGGACATCCTGGCCGAGAGCGGGACGGGCCTCTGCCACTGCCCCGAGAGCAACATGAAGCTCGCCTCGGGGATTGCCCCCGTACCCGAGCTTCTCGCCCGCGGCGCGGCCGTGGGGCTGGGCACGGACGGCTCGGCCAGCAACAACGACCTGGACATGCTGCTGGAGCTCGACACGATGGCGAAGCTGCACAAGGTGGCGACGATGAACCCGACGGCGATGGACGCCGAGACGGCGCTGCGGATCGCCACGATCGGGGGCGCGCGGGTGCTGGGGCTCCAGGACCTCGTCGGGACGGTCGAGCCCGGCAAGCGGGCCGATCTCATCGTGATCGACCTGCGCCGGCCGCACCTCACCCCCCTGTACCACCCCTTTTCTCAGGTCGTCTACGCCTGCCGCGGAGGCGATGTGAGGGATTCCATCATCGACGGGAAGGTCGTCATGAGAAACCGCGAGCTGCTCACGCTCGACGTGCGGAAGATCATGGACGACGTGCGCGAGATCGCCGAGCGGGTGAAGAGGGGATGA
- a CDS encoding DUF4442 domain-containing protein: protein MAESWETRLKRWGFNWFPVYRATGARVEYIASDWREVRIRLPLTWRTRNYVGTIFGGSMYGAVDPVYMIMLIKLLGPGYEVWDKAATLRFRKPGRSTLRATFRIGDEELEAIRAAAAKDGRTEWRFTVDLTDGQGEACFSCEKVLSIRRRERNVIPSSPARRSRARRP, encoded by the coding sequence ATGGCCGAGTCGTGGGAAACACGCCTGAAGCGATGGGGGTTCAACTGGTTCCCGGTCTATCGGGCGACCGGGGCGCGTGTGGAGTACATCGCGTCGGACTGGCGGGAGGTCCGCATCCGGCTGCCGCTCACTTGGCGCACCCGCAACTACGTCGGGACGATCTTCGGCGGGAGCATGTACGGCGCCGTGGACCCCGTCTACATGATCATGCTGATCAAGCTGCTCGGCCCCGGCTACGAAGTCTGGGACAAGGCGGCGACCCTCCGGTTCCGCAAGCCCGGGCGCTCCACGCTTCGGGCAACCTTCCGCATCGGCGACGAGGAGCTGGAGGCGATCCGCGCCGCCGCGGCGAAGGACGGCAGGACGGAGTGGCGGTTCACCGTGGATCTCACGGACGGGCAGGGCGAGGCGTGCTTCAGCTGCGAGAAGGTTCTCAGCATCCGGAGGCGCGAACGCAACGTCATCCCCTCTTCACCCGCTCGGCGATCTCGCGCACGTCGTCCATGA
- a CDS encoding TMEM165/GDT1 family protein, translating to MEAFFLSTLVVTLAEMGDKTQLLSFVLAAKLKRNGPIILGIFCATLANHFAAGYVGAWLATLVSPQTLKWIVAVSFFAFGAWALIPDKLEENRNLRDAGVFLTTLIAFFLVEMGDKTQLATIALAARYDSLVAVVMGTTLGMMFANIPAVWMGETLAQRVNMKIMRWVAAALFVVLGILTLLAPVAGA from the coding sequence GTGGAAGCTTTCTTTCTCTCGACTCTGGTCGTGACGCTGGCCGAGATGGGCGACAAGACGCAGCTGCTGTCGTTCGTGCTTGCGGCGAAACTGAAACGCAATGGGCCGATCATTCTGGGGATCTTCTGTGCCACCCTGGCCAATCACTTCGCCGCGGGGTACGTCGGCGCGTGGCTGGCCACCCTCGTCTCCCCCCAGACCCTCAAGTGGATCGTCGCCGTCTCCTTCTTTGCCTTCGGCGCCTGGGCACTGATACCGGACAAGCTGGAGGAAAACCGCAACCTCCGGGATGCGGGCGTCTTCCTGACAACGCTGATCGCCTTTTTCCTGGTGGAGATGGGCGACAAGACCCAGCTTGCCACCATTGCGCTTGCGGCACGCTACGATTCGCTGGTTGCGGTCGTCATGGGTACGACGCTGGGCATGATGTTCGCGAACATCCCCGCCGTCTGGATGGGCGAGACCCTGGCGCAGCGGGTCAACATGAAGATCATGCGATGGGTGGCGGCGGCGCTGTTCGTCGTCTTGGGAATCCTGACCCTGCTTGCTCCTGTCGCAGGGGCATAG
- a CDS encoding DUF2202 domain-containing protein, translating to MIRKTFKRAAVSGLIAAMLVLSAAQVLAAGLTPEEQEQLAFVREEEKMARDVYSALYESWGTPNFGNIAESEQRHMDAVARLLVKYGIADPASPHIGVFNNTRLQELYQTLVTQGRTSLLEAMKAGALIEEADIRDLRAAIDGTTKTDLRRVYGNLERGSGNHLRSFVAHIEALTGERYVAQVLSQDEVDEILGR from the coding sequence ATGATCAGGAAGACATTCAAGCGTGCGGCCGTATCGGGGCTGATCGCTGCGATGCTTGTCCTGTCGGCAGCACAGGTGCTGGCCGCCGGGCTCACGCCGGAGGAGCAGGAGCAGCTCGCCTTTGTGCGGGAAGAGGAGAAGATGGCCCGCGATGTCTACAGCGCCCTATACGAGTCGTGGGGCACCCCGAATTTCGGCAACATCGCGGAATCCGAGCAGAGGCACATGGATGCCGTGGCGAGGCTCCTCGTCAAGTACGGCATCGCCGACCCCGCATCTCCGCACATCGGGGTGTTCAACAACACGAGGCTTCAGGAACTCTACCAAACACTGGTGACGCAGGGGCGGACGTCGCTCCTCGAGGCCATGAAAGCCGGCGCATTGATCGAAGAGGCAGACATCCGGGATCTCCGGGCCGCGATCGACGGGACAACGAAGACCGACCTTCGGCGTGTCTACGGGAATCTCGAGCGTGGCTCCGGGAACCACCTGAGGTCCTTCGTCGCCCACATCGAGGCCCTCACGGGGGAGCGCTATGTCGCCCAGGTCCTCTCCCAGGACGAAGTGGACGAGATCCTCGGGAGGTGA
- a CDS encoding sigma-54-dependent Fis family transcriptional regulator, whose product MKKSILVVDDDPMIRSFIATILKEEGHRVEEAESGRSGLAKFQAAEFDLVVTDLRMPDLSGLDLIREGRKLRPESRWVIITAYGSIGNAVEAMKVGASDYLTKPFGSPEELRHVIRRVLKEADQERKLSLLAEELGRHYPPSELIFLGKAMVPVRRLVEEVAPTPATVLLTGPSGTGKELVARLIHQWSPRRDGPFVGVHCGALAETLLESELFGHERGAFTGATAMRKGRFELADGGTLFLDEIGDVSPAIQVKLLRVLQERQFERVGGTRTLTVDVRIISATHRDLRAAVAEGRFREDLYYRLSVFPIELPPLRERGDAILPLAEYFAAKFGAAFGKRVPALSEDAKSALVSYGWPGNIRELQNVIERAVILSAGTIEASQLNLDFEPDRRGAAEGLLKSSERELIRKALEESGGNRRKAAEVLGISLRTLQYRIKEFGL is encoded by the coding sequence ATGAAAAAATCCATCCTTGTTGTCGATGACGATCCGATGATCCGCTCGTTCATCGCGACGATTTTGAAGGAGGAGGGTCACCGTGTCGAGGAGGCGGAATCAGGCAGAAGCGGCCTTGCAAAATTCCAGGCCGCGGAGTTCGATCTCGTCGTCACGGACCTGCGGATGCCGGACCTCTCGGGGCTGGACCTGATCCGGGAAGGCCGGAAACTGCGCCCCGAGTCACGGTGGGTCATCATCACGGCCTACGGCTCGATCGGCAATGCCGTCGAGGCGATGAAGGTGGGCGCCTCGGATTACCTGACGAAGCCCTTCGGCAGCCCGGAGGAACTGCGCCACGTGATCCGGCGCGTGCTCAAGGAGGCGGACCAGGAACGAAAGCTCTCTCTCCTCGCGGAAGAGCTGGGCAGGCACTACCCGCCGTCGGAACTGATCTTCCTGGGCAAGGCGATGGTGCCCGTCAGGCGTCTCGTCGAGGAGGTCGCACCCACGCCTGCGACTGTCCTGCTGACCGGTCCCAGCGGGACGGGAAAGGAGCTGGTGGCGAGGCTGATCCACCAGTGGAGCCCGCGCCGTGACGGCCCCTTCGTGGGCGTACACTGCGGGGCGCTGGCCGAGACCCTGCTGGAGAGCGAGCTCTTCGGGCACGAGCGGGGGGCCTTCACGGGGGCCACGGCGATGCGCAAGGGCCGGTTCGAGCTGGCCGACGGAGGCACGCTGTTTCTCGACGAGATCGGCGATGTGTCCCCGGCGATCCAGGTCAAGCTGCTCCGCGTCCTCCAGGAGAGGCAGTTCGAGCGGGTCGGCGGCACCCGGACGCTGACCGTCGACGTGCGGATCATCTCGGCGACCCATCGGGACTTGCGCGCGGCCGTCGCCGAGGGCCGGTTCAGGGAAGACCTCTATTACCGCCTGAGCGTCTTTCCCATCGAGCTGCCGCCGCTGAGGGAGCGAGGCGACGCCATTCTCCCCCTGGCGGAGTACTTCGCCGCGAAGTTCGGGGCCGCCTTCGGAAAGCGTGTCCCGGCGCTCTCCGAGGATGCGAAGAGCGCCCTCGTCTCCTACGGCTGGCCCGGGAACATCCGCGAGCTGCAGAACGTGATCGAGCGGGCCGTCATCCTGTCGGCGGGGACGATCGAGGCCTCGCAGCTCAACCTCGATTTCGAACCCGACCGCCGCGGTGCGGCCGAGGGCCTCCTGAAATCCAGCGAGCGGGAGCTGATCCGGAAGGCGCTGGAGGAATCGGGCGGAAACCGGCGGAAGGCGGCCGAGGTTTTGGGCATATCCCTGCGGACGCTGCAGTACAGGATCAAGGAGTTCGGCCTGTGA